ACTTGAACAAAGAAATTTCAACACTGAAATAATAGTATAAAAGATTAAGCTATctcaaaacaagaaataaaatacaaacttgtgtaaagaattaaaacaaaatttaacTTAAAATGCACTGCAAAACTGATTAGCATTTGCAATACAAGATATTACACTTACACCAAGACTACATATCTGGCATGGGGTGTCTTATCAATGTCATATTCTGCAATACATATCAACTGCTGTCTTGATTTGTTTCTATATGTATGGGGATGGCTGGTGGACAAAAGTTGTACATTTTACACAGGGACAGCCATATGTATGCCTACTACCTTCTTGTaacttttcttatgttcttatatttttatagATAAGAATAGGTCATGTTTATTTTCATGCATACAGAACATCAGTACACATACTGTATATTTACTAATCTTATACATAGTATTACTTTGCAGTTTCATTATTTAGAGTTAATATTTCAACACAGACAGAGATAATTTCCTTCAGCTAGGATACATCTGACAAATCACAGCTGAAGGAAGCAGAATTTATCCAAACTAATGTTCGTTATGTAATACTTATTTCATGGCTTTCAGTTTCATTCCATTTTTGTAAATATATTCTATCTTTAGCTATCTCGTAATGGTTGGTAACAAAAATTTATGTAATACATCACAAATTAAGCAAAAGTGTAACTTTGTGATGGCTCTTATACTACTGAtacctttcttttttgcatTTGGCAATTTCATGTTTGGCAAcgtgatttaaaaaaaaaaaatttagtcaCCAAATGCACAGTCCTACTATACTCTTTTGCATGAAAATTCACAACACAATGCTCCACAGGACAAGAGCCCCTACTCAGTCAACAACCTTGCTTCACTAAGGGCCTTCCGAGGGGTTGTGCTGCTGCGCATACTTCTTCTTAAGTTCTTAGGACTTCCAGGTGTATTCTTGTCCTCACCTTTAATTTCTTGTTCACTCTCAGAATGGGCACTAGAGCTGTCTGCCTTTCTTGAGTCCTGAGTAGTAATATTTACATGAAACAACATCTGAATCAGTCAAGATAAATCTTTAAATCATTAGTGTCTCAGAAGTTATCtatatgtatacatatttaCTGGATTTGTTGTATTCCAAGATAAATTTTACCTATAGAAAGCCAAAGAAAGttttttaaaaatataaaatattctGTAAATAATTACTGCCCAGTGTAAATTAGTCAGGAAATGACAATGGCTATATAAATATGATTCTGATTTTGACTTGAATACATATTTTACAGGTAATTTTATTAAGACACTAATAACATGTAACATACTAAGATctcaaaagaaaaattaatgaaaaatatagcATGTCTGCAGCTTACCTTTGTTAGAAAGGAGGCATCACTGGACTGATTCCTAAGCCTTGAGCTTCTCCTGACAGGAAGCAGGGCAGGGgatgtagatgatgatgatgatgatgatgatgatgatgatgttgatgaaggTAAGCATGTATGAGGCCTTCCAACAGACCAAGGAGTATCACAAGCAGATGATTCTTCTTTAATGGATGACAAGAGGggactctttttttcccctttgtccTCCTTTAACACAGTGTCTTCTGGAGTATCTGGTGAACCATTCTTTGCAGGAAGCAGTTTAGCAACTTTACATCTTTCTGGCTTGTGTAAATTATCTGAATCTTCACATAAAAGTTCAGAGTTTTGATTTTGCACAGATAGCAACATTCTTTCTTGGGAAGCACTTCTGCTGGCATtcagttctttttctcttgaacCTGCACTACTTGGTGAACTGGCCTGCAGTTTTTTCTCCTTACTCTCTTTGTCAATACAGAGAGATGAAACTGAATCATGTGAATCTCTTGAACTTCTCGAGTCCTTAGGTGCATCTGCCAGggattctttccttttctggcCTGCATTTTCAATAGCAAATCTGTTAGGTGCATCTGGGCTACTTTCAGGATCAGAAGTAACTGTCTGTTCTTTTTGAATGCTGCTAAAGTTATTGAGTGATTTTATGTGACTCTTGGCTGACTTTGGCACCTCAATTTGTAATGAACCAGATGCACACTCACCCGCCACTCCCCGAGAGGACCTCCTGGTGCATATCCTTCTGTTGTCAGGCTTCTCTGTATCTGGGATGGATACTGAAGGTGGAATAGTCACAGTTTTGCTTCTTTGAAGTGTAGATGCTTTAGGACAGTGATCTGATGAGCTTTTAGGGATAGTGgtttcatcttgttcttctggTATGGTCTTATGAGGTGAGTTAATACCTCCACTGCTTTTCTGCAGATTGAGGTTGGAGAAACATAGAGAGACATTCTTTTGAGAAGTACTGTCATCTAAGGCATCCACTTCAATAGGGACTTTGGCATCACTGAGATCTACTCCCGGTGAGACAAGCTCACACTCTTCATCACTAACATCAGGACTGATGAGTACTTCTTTTGTAAGAGCTACCTGAGATAAACACTGAGCTTTGCCCACTGGAATCTGAGCAAGTCTACCATCCTTGCTTCCTGAGTCACTGCTCACATCTTTCCCATCCTTTGTCAAGCACAGCTGCCGTATGTGGGACCTCAATGACTTCTTTGAGATTAAAAGGTCAGTTTTTCTATCTTCAACATCTCTGTTATCAATACCCTCTGGTGTTGTTCCTAcagtttctttttcatcctcttcttcaattcCTGATGTGGACAGAACTTCTACTTCTTCACCTTCATAAATTCCTTCAGCCATTCCTTGGTTTAATTCCTCATCAATATGTTTTTGTGAGCGATCAACTTGTCCAGTTTCTTCATGGTCAATTCCATTTTCTAAATTCTGAAAAGATCCAgcatcttttttcatttcttcatgttGAGTTTCACTTTCAGAGACTTGAGCAGATTCAGCATTGTTTCTAATTTCTTCATGCTCAGTTCCATTTTCAATGTCCTCTGCAAGACCTGCCTTGTCACTTGTATCATGTTCTTTCATTCTGGGGACTTCAGACAGAGGCTCTTGATTTTCTGAATCTTTAATGGCATCCAAAGACTTTTGGCTCTCTTCTTCTGTTAATGAATTCTGTTCCTTAATTAATATTTCACAGTCTTGGGATTTACATGAAATTTCATTGGAAAGAACATCAAGTTTGGAGGAAGCTGTCTCTCCTTTATTAAGTAATGTATTAGACTGAGCAGTTGTATCTTCCATAACTTTACTTGGTACTTCATTTTTACTGTGACCAGATGATTCAATCTGACTTACATCATCTGAATTGGGCTTGAATGGGCTTGAAGGTTTGTTGGGAAGTTCTTTCAGTGTAGTGTCAGAAGATGAGGAAATACTCCTCTTTGCTAAGGTCAACCCATGAAGTGGTTCCTTGTTTTGTGAGCTTGGTGGTAGTGCTTTGGAAGAGGATTCCATTGCATCAGTTTCTGTTGTCTCAGTCACAACAGTTTCCATTGAGACATGAGGAGTATCCTCTGTGTTTTTAACAATAGGAGTCTTATCCGATTCTGCAGGCAGCACATCTTGGTTGCTTTCATTTGAGGCCACAAGAGTCTTTTCCTCACTGGAATCAATATTTATGTCTTTTGGTGCAGAAGCTTTGGAATaagatatatttttacttgttaCTGTGAAAGTCTCACTGAATGTATACTCTTTTTCTAAAGTGAAAATTTTATTTAAAGATTTTTCTAAAGTTTGTGTCTTGTTTTGGGTGTCTGGTGCTGTGGACACACTTTCTAAAGAGCAGCTCtggcttctcctcctttttgaTCTCTGTTGTCCTGCAGCATTTAAAGCTGACCCTCTCCGATGGAAAGCTCGCACTGGTGATGAGTCTGAATCAGAAGCCATTTGCAGCTCCTGCTGAGCAAACGACTTTCTCAGAGAACGGCTTCGTCTTCGAGTCCTGGGTGCCGGGTCCTCCGAGGCATCACTGCTTGCTTCGTAGGCTTCATCTGCTCCCTCTATACACTTGTCTCTTGATTCGTCCATAACTGATTCTATTTCTTCTGTGTTGCTCAATTTCAGAGCTAAAGAGAGACTACCATCTGTTGATGTATTGATGTCTGACAATCCCTCTGCTTCATTTGTTTCTACTGATTCAGTGTCTAATGTTTTGGGGGAAGCTTCTTCTATTGTGTTCATTCCCTCTACTGAGGCTGAATAATTTTCTTTACCTGCATTATTGGAAGTAATGTACATAAACTCATCATTCAGAACATTatcatgttctgtttttttaaaATGCTTATCATCACTGGTCTCTTGATCCTTGTCTCTTGTAACTTCTCTGCTACTATaatcaatattttttgcttcattATCATTTGGGATGCTTAAATCATTCCCTGTAGTTAAACGCTTACCATTATCAGAAGTGCAAGGTTCGTCCTTTAaatccttgttcttcttcgtaGTATCAGATGACAATGTATCATTACTTGGTAATACCTCATCATCCAGAAGATGTGAATTTTTGGGACTGCCTTCACCTCTTTCAATTTGACTGTTAAAATGGGAGGCACTGTTCTCTCTTGTTGTTTCTTTGCTATCTTTGCCACATTCAGAAATTTCCATACTTTCATTTAACACAAAAGCTTTTAAAAAGAGTGGCTCTCGCAGCCCACGAATTTCTGCCAGCCGGCTCTCATCCTTCACAATGGTGTCTAACAGGCTATCAGTGTCTTTTTGATCCTCTATATGAGTCACAGATTTACTACTCATGGCTTCTGTGGATTCCAGCAATGGATAACTGGCTGAGTCAGAAGTTTTGACTTGGGAAGCACATAGAGACATTTCACTGTTTTTAATGGATTCTTTGTCATCTTGTACATCATGACCTGAGTTCTCCTGTTCGTTCTTCACAGATGATTCACTGAGGAGTCTTTCCCTCAAGCCATGAATGCTTGATGGCCGACCAGTGTCCTTCACAATGTTCTGCAACAtactttcaatttcttcatcttcatccacAATCACagatttatcatcatcatcacttattGCATTTTCATGACCATTGAGAAGCTCTGAATTCTGAACTTCATtattgcttccttctttttcactgTTATCTATCTTTACTGTATTTGACTTATACAAGTTATTCATCATTCTAGAGACAGGATCCTGCACTGCATCTTTACTTTGTTCACTACTTCTACGACGATGCACAAGTGGTGTCTTGCTTGCATCTTTTGTATCAGTGGGAGACGTTTTGATGGGAGATACTTCTGCCATCATGCTTGTATCTTTTACATCAATGGGAGATGCTTTAAGAGGAGATGTTTTAATGGGAGACATTTTAATGGGAGACATCTTAATGGGAGATGTTTTaatctctccttcctgtttcaCTTCTTCCAGTGAGTCCTCAACCTCTGTCACTACTGGCTCCTCCTTTAACACAATAAAGCCTTTGGTGTCTTCTATGGTAGACACTTCATTGGACTCTTTACAAGAAGTGATAGCCTGGTCTGACTCTGGTGCTTTGAGAATAACACTTTCATCGTC
This window of the Scylla paramamosain isolate STU-SP2022 chromosome 1, ASM3559412v1, whole genome shotgun sequence genome carries:
- the LOC135105120 gene encoding serine-rich adhesin for platelets-like translates to MKSLAKKLSSCVLPGDQLLPLLEAHMTKKHKKCDLPWVEMVKRLLTKAVDEDNGMLFENAATFINIQLSETVRKGLKNPSQFGQKYSDILNSLLTHLHLILEDTNLQVVEIHTLSSQILAAVIDMSIAAYKKGEEASLVAKIFMKLTMILGYSQEHLLDALLHCKTLIHSRLRQPSIQVPLIKRLFSSIRSGQTMAPVLYLKYLLLGKLWLFMTEKKELGKTRTYIAKVLKLPENIPDWAERERVSWLGLSQWSTRLILKSMTLRGAHQTFYGDKYEEIRAGVDYLFKKEKSPKAGSSKSCTNKRMTGKVQTNDHEEFPRPPFSEMSSDEDVKLELEIVNVINDTTDEEPLPCSSRSNDSDRKQKKKRKSKEVLTPKGKKRKVSNHVEEENELPATSKSISLMKTKSGLSKSSVNKKVCKQKKTDNICYKITEDSPEVPTSLTDSKESMKEEIQKVDINSHVADEGSSFSNKSIKKKGTKRKSVEVLEQKRKKGKVQNYKEDKETDAALTNKAETIKLKKKSKKTTKTMIGSSISSSEKHAHLSKADESDVLPDTDHTLEHINFSHPVEEKLETLEKARKKKSRKRPKFTVMDKEDLRDEIRKNSCQFDEVCEYSGDAASLGTSSKTQERKSSRKQKLSLKQKRIRRKSMNFTVTDLEELRDNFIVEEFENNNNTSIRELSVNEDNEIKAVNIMPMEEQVISSEKKASTDSHEEICNDASAAEYLRVHSVNTDAHGNSSEDSSDYDRGDGDEDNDFEHGKAKLELENSTECRKEEDNLIKENSTKDQAIHKVDTEPNDESNSSSKYADESDKGTLVEAKSNTADTSENDTSKEHQDDSFVVESDADVSCEEIQLESENTEDKVTIDVVTGNENRDGEVVLENGPDEVKDDCDSILSTNKRSNVFTKDDDEIASNASEQLLKESCNNTEEYENVIDEESNLVDDIIITKCIVLNPESKVIKIDNSTEEETVTLITSDQDEDGKDTTLEAADHCGHHDEDKEDDSKISNSFHDITVLESGCETKVIMGSISETSDVSQYSVRDDESVILKAPESDQAITSCKESNEVSTIEDTKGFIVLKEEPVVTEVEDSLEEVKQEGEIKTSPIKMSPIKMSPIKTSPLKASPIDVKDTSMMAEVSPIKTSPTDTKDASKTPLVHRRRSSEQSKDAVQDPVSRMMNNLYKSNTVKIDNSEKEGSNNEVQNSELLNGHENAISDDDDKSVIVDEDEEIESMLQNIVKDTGRPSSIHGLRERLLSESSVKNEQENSGHDVQDDKESIKNSEMSLCASQVKTSDSASYPLLESTEAMSSKSVTHIEDQKDTDSLLDTIVKDESRLAEIRGLREPLFLKAFVLNESMEISECGKDSKETTRENSASHFNSQIERGEGSPKNSHLLDDEVLPSNDTLSSDTTKKNKDLKDEPCTSDNGKRLTTGNDLSIPNDNEAKNIDYSSREVTRDKDQETSDDKHFKKTEHDNVLNDEFMYITSNNAGKENYSASVEGMNTIEEASPKTLDTESVETNEAEGLSDINTSTDGSLSLALKLSNTEEIESVMDESRDKCIEGADEAYEASSDASEDPAPRTRRRSRSLRKSFAQQELQMASDSDSSPVRAFHRRGSALNAAGQQRSKRRRSQSCSLESVSTAPDTQNKTQTLEKSLNKIFTLEKEYTFSETFTVTSKNISYSKASAPKDINIDSSEEKTLVASNESNQDVLPAESDKTPIVKNTEDTPHVSMETVVTETTETDAMESSSKALPPSSQNKEPLHGLTLAKRSISSSSDTTLKELPNKPSSPFKPNSDDVSQIESSGHSKNEVPSKVMEDTTAQSNTLLNKGETASSKLDVLSNEISCKSQDCEILIKEQNSLTEEESQKSLDAIKDSENQEPLSEVPRMKEHDTSDKAGLAEDIENGTEHEEIRNNAESAQVSESETQHEEMKKDAGSFQNLENGIDHEETGQVDRSQKHIDEELNQGMAEGIYEGEEVEVLSTSGIEEEDEKETVGTTPEGIDNRDVEDRKTDLLISKKSLRSHIRQLCLTKDGKDVSSDSGSKDGRLAQIPVGKAQCLSQVALTKEVLISPDVSDEECELVSPGVDLSDAKVPIEVDALDDSTSQKNVSLCFSNLNLQKSSGGINSPHKTIPEEQDETTIPKSSSDHCPKASTLQRSKTVTIPPSVSIPDTEKPDNRRICTRRSSRGVAGECASGSLQIEVPKSAKSHIKSLNNFSSIQKEQTVTSDPESSPDAPNRFAIENAGQKRKESLADAPKDSRSSRDSHDSVSSLCIDKESKEKKLQASSPSSAGSREKELNASRSASQERMLLSVQNQNSELLCEDSDNLHKPERCKVAKLLPAKNGSPDTPEDTVLKEDKGEKKSPLLSSIKEESSACDTPWSVGRPHTCLPSSTSSSSSSSSSSSTSPALLPVRRSSRLRNQSSDASFLTKDSRKADSSSAHSESEQEIKGEDKNTPGSPKNLRRSMRSSTTPRKALSEARLLTE